CCAAGCCCACCGGCCGCCACGACGGTCTGTTGCGGCCGGTGATTCGGCATTTAAGCGCGGCGCGATTGACGAATTGACGATGATTTACATTAGCCATTCGAATCATTACAAATATCATTCAGACATTGCAATCTAACTTTTTTAGATATTCTTGAAAAAGGTTTGTGGCGCACTTTTGACGATGCTACCATCCACCACGAAATCGGCCGGCCAAGGACTTTGACGTCTGTCTGAACGCCGTGCCCGATTCCAACAAAACCGGTCCGTCGAGGTTCCGACGGCAAACCGGTGTCGTACCGGCTGGCGGGAGGCCCCGGGTACCCGGCGGCGTGCTTCACCCGGCTGTTCCAGCTGTTTTCGCATGACGGCTTTACACGAATTGCTTAGCAATCCGCATCAATCGTTCGGTTGACACGCCTGTGCCCATCTCGTCCGGTGGCAATCCGCCGGCGGGCACGCGTGCGCCCGGTGGTGCGCCCGCATTCCGCGGGACGGCCGGGCAGCGACTGAAGTCGTTCCAACATTCCGAGGGGGAATCTGCAATGAACCGAGTTTCCGGCAAGACCCGTCAGCGCTTCACGAAGCTCCTGATCGCCTCCGCGGCGCTGGCCGCGTTCGGCGCATCGGCCGCGCAGGCAGCCACGCAGCAGAGCTGGACCACCACCCGCACCAAGGCCTTCCTGCCGCTGGTGCAAACCGCGAGCGCGGCGGCGGCCTCGCTCACGCAGGCAGCCGGCGCCACGCGGGCCACGCAGCCGATCCCGCTCGCCAACGGCGCGGCCGTCCATGTGACGGTGGGCCTGAAGCTGCGCAACGAAGCGCAGCTCGACCAGTTCCTCGCCAAGCTGCAGCAGGGCAGCGCCGGCACGCTCACGCCGCAGCAGTTCGCCGAACGGTACGGCCCGACGCAGCAGCAGGCCGACGCGGTCGCGCAGTATCTGCGCGCCTCGGGCTTCACCAACGTGCAGATCGCGCCGAATCGCCTGTTCGTGACGGCCGACGGCACGGCCGGCACCGTCAAGCAGGGCTTCAACACCACGCTCGAGGAGTTCACCACCGGCACGGGCCGCCGCGTGTTCGCCAACGCCGAGGACGCACAGGTGCCGAGCGCGCTCGGCAACGTGGTGGATACCGTGCTCGGCCTGCAGAACGTGGTAGTGGCGCATACCTTCCACCACGTGCTGCCGGTGGGCGAGGCGGCACCCGCGCGCGCGGCCGCGGCCGGCACCGCCACCGGCCACAACCCGGTGCAATTCTCGTCGATCTACGACGCGGGCTCGACGCCCACCGCCGCGAACACCACGGTGGGCATCATCACCTACGGCAACCAGGCCCAGACGGTCAGCGACCTCAACACCTTCGCGAGCCGCAACGGCCTGGCGCCGGTGTCCTCGTCGATCGTCAACACCGGCGGCTCGGGCCGCACCTACAGCAGCGGCGACATCGAATGGCAGCTCGACAGCCAGTCGATCGTCGGCGCGGCGGGCGGCGCGGTGCAGCAGGTGATCTTCTACAACGCGCCCGACGACGCGCAGACCAACCAGGCGCTGCTCGACGACATCTCGAACGCGTTCAACCGCGCCGTCACCGACAACAAGGCAAAGGTGATCAATGTCTCGCTCGGCTGGTGCGAATCGGATGCGGACGGCACCAGCATCCGCGCGGCCGACGACAACATCTTCAAGCAGGCGGTGGCGCAGGGCCAGACGTTCTCGGTATCGAGCGGCGACGAAGGCGCCTACGAGTGCAGCACGAGCCGCGTGTCGGGCGTGGGCGGCGTGCCGAACACGACGCATTATTCGGTATCGGCACCGGCCAGCTCGCCCTACGTGATCGCCGTGGGCGGCACGACGCTCTACACCTCGGGCAACAAATGGGCGAACGAAACGGTCTGGAACGAGGGGCTGCGGGCGATCGGCTACTACGACAGCGAAGGCGACTACGATTCGACCAAGCGGCTGTGGGCCACCGGCGGCGGCTACAGCACGGTCGAGGCCGCGCCGTCATGGCAGAGCGCCTCCGTCACCGGCTCGTCGAGCGCGCGGGCGCTGCCCGACATCGCGTTCGACGCGGCCTCGAGCACCGGAGCGATCCTCTACTACAACGGCAGCACCACCGACTCGGACGGCAACCCGAACCAGGTGGGCGGCACCAGCCTCGCCTCGCCGATCTTCGTCGGCATCTGGGCGCGCCTGCAGTCGGCCAACGGCAACGCGCTCGGCTTCCCGGCCGCGAGCATCTACCGGTACTTCCCGAGCAATCCGTCGCTGGTCCACGACGTGACCTCGGGCAACAACGGTAGCGGCAGCTACAAGGGCTTCGCCGCCGCCGCAGGCTGGGACGGCTCGACGGGCTTCGGCAGCATCGACATCTCGCAGCTGAACGCGTTCATCAAGAGCCACAGCGACTTCGCGCGCTGACGCGAAACGCGGCGCGCGCGGGCCGGCCACGGCTCGCGCGCGCCGCGGCACGCACGGCCAGGCCCGCTCGGCCGTGCGCCAGAAGCCGCAGACCGGCGCCGCCCCGGGCCGCCGCGCGTCCGGCCGCGGCTCTATCTGTTCGATGGGCATCACGCCCGGCATCGCGCGCCCGGCGCGATCCGCAGCGAGCCGGCACCGCGCCGCGCCCAAGCGCGAGGCGCGCGATTCCCTGCCTGCGCCATGGGAATCGCGTCCGGCTTCAAAATGACAGGCACAATACGCCACCGACGCTCCGCGCCCCGCCCGCTGTTCACCATGCGAACTCGGCAGGAGCCTCGCACGCCCCGCTTCGCGCGCCGCCGCCCCGTTTCCGATGCCTTCATGAACCCCGATACGCCAAGCCGTTCCGTGCAGGCGAGCGCCGCCAATTCGCCGCGCTTCCTGCTGCTCCTGATCTGTCTGTTCGCGTCCGCCGGACAACTCGCGATCGACATCTACGTGCCGGCGCTGCCGGCCATGGCGCGTGACTTCTCGACCTCGCCGCAGGCGATCCAGTCCAGCGTGTCCGGCTACATGGCGGCCTACGCGCTGGGCCAGCTGATCTTCGGACCGGTGGCCGACGCCTACGGCCGCAAGCGCGTGCTCGGCTTCGGGCTCGTGATCTACACGGCCGGCTGCCTGCTGTCGCTGGCCGCGCCGAACCTCGAGACCTTCCTGCTCGCGCGCTGCCTGCAGGGCTTCGGCATCGCCACCACGAACCTGCTGGCCAAGGCGATCATCACCGATTCGTTCTCGGGCCAGGCGCTGGTCCACGCCTTCACCTACATGGCGATCGCCTGGGGCGTCGCGCCGATCATCGCGCCGGTGATCGGCGCGCATCTGCAGACCTGGTTCGGCTGGCGGGCCTGCCTCGTGTTCCTGCTGATCTATTCGCTGACGATGTGGGCGATCCTGTGGCGCTTTCGCGAGACGCTCAGGCAGCCGGTGCGGCTCGCGCCGCGCACGCTCGCGGGCAACGCGGGCAAGGTGCTGGCGAGCCCGGTGTTCCAGAGCTGCTTCCTCGCGCAGGGCGTGTGCTACAGCATCCTGCTGGTGTTCAACATCGTCGGCCCGTTCATGGTGCAGACCACGCTGCACGAGCCGCCCACCTTCTTCGGCTATCTCGCGCTCGCGATCGGTGCGATGTACTTCTTCGGCGGGCTGTCGAACCGGATTCACAGCGCGGCGCTGCCGAGTTCCGAGGCCCGGCTGCGGATCGGCGCCTACCTGATGGCCGGATCGGCGCTCGCGATGCTGGCGCTCGCGCTGACGGTCGGCCTGCGTGTCTGGACGCTCGCGCTGCCGGTGATGGTGATGGGCTTCTGCGCGGGCGCGATGTACCCGACGCTGATGGCCAAGGGCAATTCGCTGTTCCCGCATATCGCCGGCCTGACGAGCGCGATCCTGGGCTGCGCGCTGCTGCTCGTCTCGGCGGCGATGATGGGGCTCGCCGGCTTCGTATCGGTCCACGAGCTGACGCCGCTCGCGGTGTTCTTCGTGATCCTGGCCGGCATCGTGGTGGTGACCGTCACCCGGCTGCTGCGCCATCTGTCCCACGCCGCGCCGCCGCCGGTGGCCTGCAAGGCCGGCAACGCCGCCTGAGCGGGGCCGCCGCGTACCCTCCTCGCCGGTCGCGCTGGCGCGCTGGCCGGCCGCTTTCCTCGCCTCCATGCGCGGTCCCGCCGTGCCATCCCCGCCGCGCCATGCCCCGCCCTGGCAGCGGCGATTGATCCATCGCAAGCAGGCAACGGCATCGTCGGCGCACAGTGACGGCGCCGCCCGGCAACGCGCAACCGTGGCGGCGAGGCACTGCGGCCGCGCCTCGCCCGGCGGCCGTGGGTTGCCAGGCAAAGCGCAGATCGAGGAGTACGCGATGAAAGCACTCGTTTATCACGGACCAGGCAGCAAGTCGCTTGACGATTGCCCGAAGCCTGAGTTGATCAAGCCCACCGATGCGCTGGTGCGCATCACCCGCACCACGATCTGCGGCACCGATCTGCATATCCTCAAGGGCGACGTGCCGAGCTGCGAGCCCGGCCGCATCCTCGGCCACGAAGGCGTGGGCGTGATCGACGCGGTGGGCACGGCGGTGGAAACGCTCAAGCCCGGCGACCACGTACTGATATCGTGCATCACGCGCTGCGGGCGCTGCGACTATTGCCGGCGGGGCATGTATTCGCATTGCAGCACCGGCGGCTGGATTCTCGGCAACCGGATCGACGGCACCCAGGCCGAGTTCACGCGGATCCCGCACGCCGAGACGAGCCTGATGCCGATCCCGCCGGGCGTGGACGAGGACGCGCTCGTGATGCTGTCCGACATCCTGCCCACCGGCTATGAATGCGGCGTGCTCAACGGCAAGGTGCAGCCTGGCAGCACGGTCGCGATCGTCGGCGCCGGCCCGATCGGGCTGGCCGCGCTGCTGACGGCGCAGTTCTACGCGCCGGCGCGGATCCTGGTGATCGATCCCGACCGCAAGCGGCTCGAGGCGGCGCGCCACTTCGGCGCCACCGACTGCATCGCCGACGACGCCGCGCGCACCGTGATGGCGCTGACCGATGGCCTCGGGGTGGACTGCGCGATCGAGGCGGTGGGCATCCCCGCCACCTTCGAGCTGTGCACCTCCATCGTCGCGCCGGGCGGCGTGGTGGCCAACGTCGG
The window above is part of the Burkholderia glumae LMG 2196 = ATCC 33617 genome. Proteins encoded here:
- a CDS encoding zinc-dependent alcohol dehydrogenase family protein → MKALVYHGPGSKSLDDCPKPELIKPTDALVRITRTTICGTDLHILKGDVPSCEPGRILGHEGVGVIDAVGTAVETLKPGDHVLISCITRCGRCDYCRRGMYSHCSTGGWILGNRIDGTQAEFTRIPHAETSLMPIPPGVDEDALVMLSDILPTGYECGVLNGKVQPGSTVAIVGAGPIGLAALLTAQFYAPARILVIDPDRKRLEAARHFGATDCIADDAARTVMALTDGLGVDCAIEAVGIPATFELCTSIVAPGGVVANVGVHGVKVDLHLEQLWDRNISITTRLVDTSSAPMLLKSVLAGKLDPARLITHRFPLGEIERAYDAFARARETQALKIIIEA
- a CDS encoding S53 family peptidase, encoding MNRVSGKTRQRFTKLLIASAALAAFGASAAQAATQQSWTTTRTKAFLPLVQTASAAAASLTQAAGATRATQPIPLANGAAVHVTVGLKLRNEAQLDQFLAKLQQGSAGTLTPQQFAERYGPTQQQADAVAQYLRASGFTNVQIAPNRLFVTADGTAGTVKQGFNTTLEEFTTGTGRRVFANAEDAQVPSALGNVVDTVLGLQNVVVAHTFHHVLPVGEAAPARAAAAGTATGHNPVQFSSIYDAGSTPTAANTTVGIITYGNQAQTVSDLNTFASRNGLAPVSSSIVNTGGSGRTYSSGDIEWQLDSQSIVGAAGGAVQQVIFYNAPDDAQTNQALLDDISNAFNRAVTDNKAKVINVSLGWCESDADGTSIRAADDNIFKQAVAQGQTFSVSSGDEGAYECSTSRVSGVGGVPNTTHYSVSAPASSPYVIAVGGTTLYTSGNKWANETVWNEGLRAIGYYDSEGDYDSTKRLWATGGGYSTVEAAPSWQSASVTGSSSARALPDIAFDAASSTGAILYYNGSTTDSDGNPNQVGGTSLASPIFVGIWARLQSANGNALGFPAASIYRYFPSNPSLVHDVTSGNNGSGSYKGFAAAAGWDGSTGFGSIDISQLNAFIKSHSDFAR
- a CDS encoding multidrug effflux MFS transporter; amino-acid sequence: MNPDTPSRSVQASAANSPRFLLLLICLFASAGQLAIDIYVPALPAMARDFSTSPQAIQSSVSGYMAAYALGQLIFGPVADAYGRKRVLGFGLVIYTAGCLLSLAAPNLETFLLARCLQGFGIATTNLLAKAIITDSFSGQALVHAFTYMAIAWGVAPIIAPVIGAHLQTWFGWRACLVFLLIYSLTMWAILWRFRETLRQPVRLAPRTLAGNAGKVLASPVFQSCFLAQGVCYSILLVFNIVGPFMVQTTLHEPPTFFGYLALAIGAMYFFGGLSNRIHSAALPSSEARLRIGAYLMAGSALAMLALALTVGLRVWTLALPVMVMGFCAGAMYPTLMAKGNSLFPHIAGLTSAILGCALLLVSAAMMGLAGFVSVHELTPLAVFFVILAGIVVVTVTRLLRHLSHAAPPPVACKAGNAA